The sequence TACGCCGACGGCGTCGTCTTCGATCCCAAGCCGGCCGGTGTCTCTACGGCCGGGGTGGTCGGCGTGTTGGCACTGGCACCAGGAGCACTGCCACCACCAGCTGCAAGCAAAAAAGACGTCTCGTGTCAGTAACCCAAGAAGCGATAACAACATTATTATACATGCAGTGCAGCTCTTGACTCTTGTAACTCGTAAAATGGTATACTGTCGAACACTTACCGCCGTTGCACTTGCTCGCCGGCGGGGTCTGCACGTTGCAGGCATTGGGGAGCTCGAGCGCGCGGGTCTTGTTGATGGTGATGCCACCGAGCGACGACGAGTCACCGCCGAGCGCGCTGCAAAGGCACTGCAGCTGGGACTGCACCACGGAGGCGAGCTGCGAGCAGCAAGACTTGGTCGGGGCCGTGCCGCTGCCGCTGATGTAGTTCATGCATGGGTACAGGCCGATCAGCGCAGAGGTGCACCCGGACTGCGCCGACGCCGACGCCACCAGCAGTGCCAGTGCCACCGCCGCAGCCAGGAGGACGCTGCTGCTGCTGGACATGGCGGCCACCGCTCTCGCTCTTGCCGCCATTGATGGACGTTTCTTCCCCTTTGTTTGCTAGTGAAAGCAAGAGGCTTTTTCTTAGGTTGGGGGTGCTTGGAGCTAGATGCTGCTTGCTTAAGGTGATTATACTCTGTGTATATTTGTGCTTTTGACCCTCCAGTTGTGTGACTTTATATAAACGGTTTTTGTTGGGGCGGTGGAATTAGTTGGGCATGTTGGTGAGCTACATGTCCCTACTTCCTACTCTTGGCACGAAATTATTTATTTCTCTGAGTTCCAGCAGTAGTCGTAATAGTATTCACTTCAGAATAATATTATTCATGTGGTTGCTAAAATAGTTGGTGTTAGTACTTAGTAGCTGAACAAGGTGTTGGTCAACGCTGTCTTAGATGATGCCAACAACTGTATTGAGTGTCACGGTATGGATTTTGTTAGTTGTCTCTTGTAAAAATGGATCCTGAAAAGGACAGTAACTTGCTTTGTCATCGCCACACAAGTAAGCAAAGGATCTGATACTGTATAGATACTTTGAGGCCGGAAATCCAATTTGGCTCTTGGGAGCACGTGCTCCTGCGTTTGAAGAATAATTTTTGAGATgtcaaaaaaatcatattttttttcaTGTATTTATAGTCATATCCAAATGCTACTTGGAAAGATTTAGGCAAAAAGGATAAACATTTTGGCTTGTGAAAAAAACAAATTTTAATACCAAATGTTACCTCAAAATGTCGTCCCAAATTTGTTTTTTCACCGCCGAAACACTGCTGCTCCATTTcgaatgaaaattgtcaagcatgcttgcgaCACTAACATGAATTtccacaaaaaaaatcaaaaagtgaAAACATGTTACCACTTTTTTGTGGTACCGTTCATCCGGCAGCAAATGCTCCCAGGAGACAAAACGCCCCTCCCCTTGacaggattttttttttaaattgtaAGCAGGATTAACTTCTTTTTATAAAGGATGCTTTTATAATTAAAATTTAGCATCGAACAGATACAAAATATGATGAGTGACACCTGGCCTCTGCATAGTTAAGATGCACATAACCCAAACTAATAGTCCTACACTAGTAAAAAGCGACATATTGACAACTGCAAAGTCATATAGAACCGATACTATGCTATGTCGGAGGATGTGGTGGGCTGATCCAGAGATTGTGTTGTCAtgcatgttgggtaaaaaccttcCTAGCCATCCACTCGAATCGTATACCCACCGCCCAATAACAGGTTGGTACTCCGATCGATGTAGCGTAGACCAACATGCGCAGCCAATGTCTGCGAGATGTACGACCGATTGACCTCTTTCTTTTTTTCCATTTTTCTCAATTACACATTGAATTAGGTCATTGGAAAATGCAGCGTCTAGATGAAGAGGCTATTAGAAAAAAATTGATGACTCGTCAGAGTAGGAGGAAAAAGAAGTTGATGATGACTTTTAGACGGTATTGGTCATGATAATGCAAGAGGAAGAGGGAAAGAAGAAATGACTTGGCTCTGAATTCGGCCCTTGTCGCATCTATCGCAATAGGGCAGAATGACGTCTCAAAAATTTCAGAGATTACTTTGTGGAGAATTTGGTCTATTTGAAAAACCTTTTCAGGCGGCGATTCTGGATGCACATTGATATATTTGTGCGTGTTTCACAAGATGTGGAGAGGAATAATCCTTGGTTCATGTTGCGAAGAGAAATAAGTGCATATCCCTTCATGAAGTGTACCACGATAACTTGAGTGCTTGTATATGGAGTGGCCGCCGACATTATTGATGAGTACATTCGCATTGGGCAAGATGCCATCCTCAAATGTGTGAACTAACCAGAGTACTTGAGATTACAAAATGATGAAGACATTGTGAGTTATCTCTATAGGTGAAACAATAGAATGTGCGCGGATGCTTGGATACATTATTTTATGCATTGGACATGAAAGAATTGTGTCATGCCACATGGAAAGGGTAGTATAGAGGGTACTTTCATCATCAAACCATCATTTCTCGAAGCAATTGCATCAGAGGATTTATGGATTTAGCATTCATACCTTGGGATCCCCGGCTCTCATAAGGACCTCAATGTCTTGCAGAGTCTCTACTATTTGCAAGGCTTGCTGTCAGCCAAGCTCGATCTTGCAACTATGTTGTCAATGGTCACCAGTACAACATAGGGTACTATTTTGTAGACGACATCTATCCTCATGGGCCATATTTGTGAAGACAATtcaacaaccgaaaggcaacaagaGATCTCACTTTGCAACATGCCAAGAAGTCGCGAGAAAGGGTGTCGAGATAGCTTTTGGGGTGCTGCAATGCTTTGTTATTAACCATGACTTTGTTGCACACTGGGACAAAATATATTGTTGGTTGCGACAGATCATGAGAACATGTGTAATCCTGTACTATGGTATACATTGTGAGAATTAAATATGATGAGATGTCATGTTGATGATGTGGAAAACATGCATTACTTGCCATGTGGACGGGTTGCATGTATATGAGAAATAAAACAATTAATGAGGTAGCATCTATGTCGAGGTGACATTTGTGCATATTGAGAGAAATATAAGTAGTGGGTGGCTTGCCATCGTTAACATAGTGGCGGTAAGAAATGGCCACTCAACAAGTTGCTCCTGtcctaccccgcaaaaaaaaaaagttgCTCCTGTCCTCAAGGTTGTCGGCCATCGTGTCGGCGGCAACATTACCAAGGAACAGGCCTTCAAGTACGTGCCGGTGCAACAGCTTGGCATGCCGATCAAGAAGATGGAACCAAATGTGTGCCAAAGGCGCCGCCATGAAGGTAAAGAAGCATAGGAAGTACGGCACAATGAGGGCAGAAGGCAACGCAGCCCCGGCACATGCATCACTTGCCATGTGGATGGGTTGCACTTTGGACACTGCACCACTACCATGTACTGCAAGACAGAGACGCGCTGTATGACCGGGCATGCGTGGAGGACGAACCGGGCGGGAGGGCGAGTGCTAAGGAGAAACCAACCGCACAAGAAAACCACACCGCCATATGATCGGCTTCACAAAACATGCTTATAAAAAAAGGTAAAGTGTGGCATAAAGTTTGGTCAAAAGGGGTAAAATGGAAAAAATCGTATAAACAGGGTAatccatataaaaatgacaaaaaCAAGGTTAAAAGTGAAATAGACTCTTCTTATTGTGTCTGCAGCGAAACGAACCAATAATTACATCATGTGGAATATTCTTCCTCAGCACTCCCCCCATTGCTCCATGCTAAACCAATAGGAAACCCAAATAGTACCACACAACAAGCATATTTCTGAATCACCGGGCCAGCAAGCGTTCCAGTCCAGTAACCGAGACGCTCACACGGCCGACACGGCGTAGACCGCAGCGATCGCGAGCGCCAACACCATACCCGCCGGGCCATGGAGCGACGAGCCTCCGCTCCCCTGCAGATACGCCGACGGCGTCGTCTTCGATCCCAAACCGGCCGGGGTGGTCGGTGTGTTGGCACTGGCGCCGGGAGCACTGCCACCACCAGCTGCAAGCCAAAAAGACGGCTCGTGTCAGCAACCCAAGAACCTATAACACATTATTATACGTGCAGTGCAGCTCTTGACTCTTGTAACTCGTAAAATACTACTGTCGAGCACTTACCGCCGTCGCACTTGCTCGCCGGCGGGGTCTGCACGTTGCAGGCGTTGGGCAGCTCGAGCGCGCGGGTCTTGTTGATGGTGACGCCGCCGAGCGACGACGAGTCACCGCCAAGCGCGCTGCAAAGGCACTGCGGCTGGGACTGCACCACAGAGGCGAGCTGCGAACAGCAGGACTTGGTCGGCGCCGTGCCGCTGCCGCTGATGTAGTTCATGCACGGGTACAGGCCGATCAGCACAGACGTGCACCCGGACTGCGCCGTCGCCGACGCCACCAGCAGCGCCAGTGCCACCGCCGCGGCCAGGAGGACGCTGCTGCTGCTGGACATGGCGGCCACCGCTCTCGCTCTTGCCGCCATTGATGGATGTTTTTCCCCCTTGCTTTTCTAGCAAAAGATAGTTGCTTTTCTTGGGTCGGATGGAGGCTTGGAGCTGGCTAGTTGCTGCTTGCTTGCTTGCCTTGTGTGTGTGCTTTTGGAATTCGAGTACGCGTGTGTTATTATAGGAGTGGGTTTTGTTGGGGAAGGTGGTATTAGTTGGGTATGTTGGTGAGCTGCATGTTCCTACTTCCCACTCTTGGAACGATATGATTTCTGACTCTGAAATCCTGGAGTTG comes from Triticum aestivum cultivar Chinese Spring chromosome 5B, IWGSC CS RefSeq v2.1, whole genome shotgun sequence and encodes:
- the LOC123117159 gene encoding non-specific lipid transfer protein GPI-anchored 5 translates to MAARARAVAAMSSSSSVLLAAAVALALLVASASAQSGCTSALIGLYPCMNYISGSGTAPTKSCCSQLASVVQSQLQCLCSALGGDSSSLGGITINKTRALELPNACNVQTPPASKCNGAGGGSAPGASANTPTTPAVETPAGLGSKTTPSAYLQGSGGSSLHGPAGMVLALAVAAVYAVSAVRASRLLDWSACLPVIQKYVFFICDGVYLVV
- the LOC123117160 gene encoding non-specific lipid transfer protein GPI-anchored 5 gives rise to the protein MAARARAVAAMSSSSSVLLAAAVALALLVASATAQSGCTSVLIGLYPCMNYISGSGTAPTKSCCSQLASVVQSQPQCLCSALGGDSSSLGGVTINKTRALELPNACNVQTPPASKCDGAGGGSAPGASANTPTTPAGLGSKTTPSAYLQGSGGSSLHGPAGMVLALAIAAVYAVSAV